The following are from one region of the Salvia hispanica cultivar TCC Black 2014 chromosome 1, UniMelb_Shisp_WGS_1.0, whole genome shotgun sequence genome:
- the LOC125194787 gene encoding transcription factor TCP24-like, whose amino-acid sequence MNLICELTATGGKDSHSKVLTSRGLRDRCVRLAVNTAIEFYDLQDRLGYDQPSKAVEWLLAAAASSIAELPPINSPFPAAVGGSSSFETSISRSEKTVKKNEKEKSSYVASFTELLSGGKDASDENSNSEAARLAVASGQRSSEVEGAVVVEALMRERKRAREEDMVAPSLR is encoded by the exons atgaaTCTTATATg CGAATTGACGGCCACCGGCGGGAAGGACAGCCACAGCAAGGTCCTGACATCGCGAGGGCTAAGAGACCGCTGCGTTCGATTAGCGGTTAACACCGCGATCGAATTCTATGATTTGCAGGACCGATTAGGCTACGATCAGCCGAGCAAGGCGGTGGAGTGGCTGCTCGCGGCAGCAGCTAGCTCGATTGCAGAGCTGCCGCCGATCAATTCCCCCTTTCCGGCGGCGGTCGGTGGTAGCAGCAGCTTCGAGACCTCGATTTCCAGATCTGAGAAGAcggttaagaaaaatgagaaagagaaatCTTCTTATGTTGCTTCCTTCACCGAGCTATTGAGCGGAGGCAAGGATGCATCCGATGAGAATTCCAATAGCGAAGCGGCCAGGCTGGCGGTGGCAAGCGGGCAGCGAAGTAGCGAGGTGGAGGGAGCGGTGGTCGTAGAAGCACTAATgagggagagaaagagagcTAGAGAAGAGGATATGGTGGCGCCTTCTCTacgatga